The nucleotide sequence AACCTTGTGGAAAGGCGGTCGCTTGAGCTGGTGGATGGATCAAGCCGGCTGCATCCCGGTTGACCGCGATGGCGCCGGTTCCGATGTCTCGGCCATCAAACGCGTTCTGCGCACTTTGCAGGACGGTCGCCCGCTTATTCTTTTTCCGGAAGGCACCCGCTCTCATGATGGCGAGCTGCAAACCGCCAAATCCGGCGTGGGCATGATCGCGTGCCGCGCCCGGGTGCCGGTGGTGCCGGTGCGTATTTTTGATTCGCATCTCGCATGGGGGCGAGGCCGGACGATCAAACCCGGCGTGCCGGTCTCCATCGTCTTTGGCCAACCCATGCCGATCACCGAGATTGAGGACAAGTCCGCCGGCAAAGAGCGCTATCAAATCGCCAGCGAGCGCATCATGGCCCGCATCGCGTCCTTGCCGCGACCACCGGTCACCGTGGTTTAAGTGCACCGCGCATCCGCCCGATTCCCGGGATCGTTCAGGGCTGACTCGCGGTTTCCTCCACGACGACGGATTCCCCGATTTTCACTTCGGTTTTGCGTCCCTTGATCACGGACTTCACGCGCGTCAAACCATCTTGTTGCGTGCCAAACAGCGCCGATGCCTGCTCGACCATGGCATGAGTCGCTTCGTCAAAACGATTGCCCGCCGACCGCACGCTCATCCGCGTCACCCACCGGAGCCGGGGAGCCTCCTTCGCCCGCAAACTCGCGTAGTCCCACGCCATCAAAGCCACGAAGTAACGGTTTTCCGACAATTCAAACTTCATCGTGCGTTCCTCTTCCCGCGGGAAGTAACGCCGTTCCTCGAGTTCAATCGAA is from Synoicihabitans lomoniglobus and encodes:
- a CDS encoding lysophospholipid acyltransferase family protein, translating into MSQSFPQVLMTPVYGVSHYIFATAHGMFFRGEVAGIENIPTTGGFLIAANHASHLDPPAIGSQVPRQIAFFARKTLWKGGRLSWWMDQAGCIPVDRDGAGSDVSAIKRVLRTLQDGRPLILFPEGTRSHDGELQTAKSGVGMIACRARVPVVPVRIFDSHLAWGRGRTIKPGVPVSIVFGQPMPITEIEDKSAGKERYQIASERIMARIASLPRPPVTVV